The stretch of DNA ccttatgaagggtaaatagaaattggcaattcacgttgtggttttggcgtaggaaagaaacgttcttgctagcaacctatagcagccacgtaaaaacttgcaaccgaGCAATTCAGGGAAAAGCTCGGCGAGGGAGGATTTGGGTCTGTTTTTGAAGGACAGCTTGGTGATGAAAGAATTGCAGTAAAACGTTTGGATCATGCTGGTCATGGAGAAAAggaatttttggcagaggttcataCAATTGGCAGCATCCATCATATAAATTTGGTGAGATTGGTTGGTTTCTGTGCCGAGAAGTCAAGGAGGCTCTTGGTTTATGAGTATATGGCCAAAGGATCCTTGGACAGGTGGATCTATTGTCGGCATGACAGCAATGCTCCTCCTCTGGATTGGAGGACGCGTTGTAAGATTATTGCTAACGTCGCTAAAGGCCTGTCTTATCTTCACGAGGAGTGCACCAAAAGAATTGTTCATTTGGATATCAAACCGCAGAATATCCTCTTGGATGAAAACTTCAATGCCAAAATTTCTGATTTTGGACTATGCAAGCTCATTGACAGGGATACGAGTGAAGTGGTTACTAGAATGAGAGGCACACCTGGCTATTTGGCTCCTGAATGGTTGACATCGCAGATCACGGAAAAGGCCGATGTCTACAGCTTTGGCGTTGTGGTCATGGAAATAATCAGTGGAAGAAAGAACCTCGACACCTCTCAGCCTGAAGAGAGCATCCATCTTATCACCCTATTGGAAGAAAAGGTGAAGAGTGATCAGTTAGCAGATCTAGTCGACAAGCAGAGTGACGACATGGAAGTGAACAAGCAAGAGGTGATTCGGATGATGAGGATGGCAATGTGGTGTTTGCAGATTGATTGCAAAAAGAGGCCGAAAATGTCAGAGGTTGTCAAAGTCTTGGAAGGCACCATAAACACAGAAAGCAACATAGATTATAAGTTTGTTGCAACGACTCCAGTGAACTTTGGCGTGGCAGGAGATGCATGCTCGTCAGCTCCACCTCTGGCTTCAGATGTATCAGGCCCCAGATGAAACGAGACTGTCCTGAGAAGATAGGCAACCAGATTATGTATAGGAGATATGTGCGTCCACACAAACAAAAACATGGTTTGTTGTATTTTATCAAATTACAGCAATCCAAAGCCCCTTAATATAGTTATTTTCATTCTTGTTATCCATCTGCGACTCCTCCGCAGTAAAATAATACAGTATGTAAGAGGAAGTAACTACCTGTGGGTTATTTGTCTTATTCAAAAACCTACAAATCCTTCTCTTGGGGAGGGGAAGACCCCAGAGCCCAGGTTTGGTGAGTGGTAACATTGTGGTTCTGTTTGAACTGACCATCTTCATCTCACCCATAGCGTATCAGAATTGCAGAACATCCCAAGTTTGCAAACATTCTTTTTATAGAAGAGATAAAAAGAACATTGTTCTGATCCTCTGCTCAGCTTCCCCTTGCACTGAAAAGCAAATCACTTTCAATTCAAAGCAGCTACTGTGAAACAGAGGAAATGGATGGCTTTTTGTTTTACGGTTTTCCTATTTAACAAGAACTTGTTCCAGCATATTACTGTTGTTGTTTCAAATCTCTGCATTGTACGTGGCATTGACACTATGTTTCTTTCTTCCAGCCAGAGCTGTAAATTGCTCTGTTGTTTCTTCTACACAAAACAAGCTTAAAGCACCACACGTCTAGAAAATATTATCTGATTCAAGATATCATGTCGGAAAATCAGAAGATGAGAAAGCATAAATCGTACTACTAATAGATCATAGCAGCTGCACTCTACTGGACCGGGTTATGTTGTTCTATTTTTCTTCCGGTCAGAGCCGTAAATTGTTATGCTGTTTCTGTGCAAGAACAAGCTTGTAGGCAGCACCACGTGTCCACACAAGTTTATCTGATTCAAGATGTCATGTTGGTAAATCAATCAAGAGATGAAAAGGCATAAATCGTAGGCCGTATCAGTTCCACTCTACTGGACTACTagattatatatatatagagagagagagtagATGGTAAAATCTTGTGTTTGGGCTCTAGGATTATGCTACATAGGTTCAGAAGAGGGGAATAAGAGTTCAGAGAGCGAAAACCCATATACCTCTCTCCCCGTCCGTCCCCATGGGAATACTTGACATTCGCGGCACAGCACAGGTCGCAGTTTCCCGAGTTCATGCCGGCGCCTATCCCCGTCCGCCCCGGCGGCGCCAACATGCTCGCCGGCCACCAACGGTCTCCTCTGTACGATCTGGAGCTGGTTCCCCGCCCACTCCGCCCGGCAATAGGTTGAGGAGGAACGCGAACTGGGGGAACGGTAGGAATACGGCagaggcggaggaggtggaggggATCCCCGGCCGGTGGTTCTCCGGgtcggcgaagaggaggaggagaccgCCGGCAGCagtgttttttctttctttgagagggagagagagaacagCGCGTGAGAGGCTCGTTGTTTTGGGCTCAGCCTGGTGCGCGGCCCACTATTTACAGAGACAACATGGGCCATATTCCAGCGAACGAAACTTTTGCTGCCTGGTTTTTGTTGGGAGGAAAAAGAGTTTTAAAATGACCCCCGATGTGTACATTTAATTCTCTTAGTCCATTCCATTCCatagaaaaaaaaacaaattatAGCTGCGAAATACGCCAAAACGGCAAGGTATGAAAAAACTCACGTAAAATAttcttttaacacggtacagacacaaacgctcatatatacgcgcatacactcaaccatatgaacgcacacacgcacactctactcctatgagcaccttcgagaggctgagccggcatatcatcttgagatttacaaagtcatcataggcacctcgtcattgacgggaacgtctcctcccactgaaagcgcatcgccggaagtcctgaaataaatccagaaataatctcgagcaccaggacttgaaccctagtGCGTTATGGGTACCACTGcctctctaaccatccaaccacatgttggttcgcaAACTCGGTAAAACATATCGAGCACATTTTGTCTAAGAGGTGTCTCTTTTACGCACCTTGTATTCAAACTTGTAGTGGAAAACAGTATGAATACCTAATGCCGCATTCGAAAGATAAATTGGGATTTATGAGGTATGCCCACAACCCGCAAAAAAAAGGAAAACACACTAGGTAAAGAAAAATAACGGAAAATAAGAACTCAGGGTGGTTTAAATATGGAAAGGTCTAAAACAAAGTACAAGTGTCTTCTTCATGTGGTTTGCGTATAATGTCCGTTGCACTCCCAACCATAGAACCAAACCAACCGTGTCCTGATGCTCAAAGGTGTTAATTTATGCGGACCACCTTGTCTTCTACTCCTACTCTTTAATCGCAAATAGAACAACATGGATGGTTAGAAAAAAAATAGACCAACAACACAAGGGATTGTATATACGTATGTGTATGGTTACACTTAGACGTGTATACACTTGTTACACTTACGCACGCATGCACTCTCTTGTGATTACCCTAAGTACGATGTGAATCGTGACAGATGGACCCAACGGGAGGGTGATattgagttgttgattgtttttgagatggctaagagcaagtacaatagtgggctataagcccgcttacatggcacctttgcctatgtggaggagagagacaagGAAAAAAATGATGGAGCGGGCTAACATGCAAGAGCAAGCCTCTACGCGTGCTCCTAGATAAAAACATTTAATTAGAGAAAAGAGATAGAAAGAAAGTTAAAAAAAGTTctaacttatactccctccgtctaggtgtataagtcaccttAAGAAAATCAAAtaatctcaaaacacttaggcgtggtgcattaactctcatctcgtttcttgtttcttgacatatcaaccaataagagatgtgggtcgcgcatgttttcaatgactcgagactaccaaacacaacatgcagtggttagttcagtgcatacaatgctattaattagcaaataaacattaactttTTTCATtttcccctccttcttggtcacggtgcacaacgtaCGTAAGATGACTTATTCACATTGCCGTCCTGCAGCAACATCTTGGTGAAGTACGGGAGTCCCCAAAACAGTCATGTGTCATCTGCAAAAGAAAATTATTAGCATCATGAGATCCTTACAAGACTATTATAATTTGGTGGTATGAGTGCTTGGGTATATTCTTTTTTACATTCATTCTACGGCACATGCAACGTGCTTATAAGTCTGGATACA from Triticum dicoccoides isolate Atlit2015 ecotype Zavitan chromosome 6A, WEW_v2.0, whole genome shotgun sequence encodes:
- the LOC119316161 gene encoding G-type lectin S-receptor-like serine/threonine-protein kinase SD2-5 — its product is KLATEQFREKLGEGGFGSVFEGQLGDERIAVKRLDHAGHGEKEFLAEVHTIGSIHHINLVRLVGFCAEKSRRLLVYEYMAKGSLDRWIYCRHDSNAPPLDWRTRCKIIANVAKGLSYLHEECTKRIVHLDIKPQNILLDENFNAKISDFGLCKLIDRDTSEVVTRMRGTPGYLAPEWLTSQITEKADVYSFGVVVMEIISGRKNLDTSQPEESIHLITLLEEKVKSDQLADLVDKQSDDMEVNKQEVIRMMRMAMWCLQIDCKKRPKMSEVVKVLEGTINTESNIDYKFVATTPVNFGVAGDACSSAPPLASDVSGPR